A window of the Candidatus Poribacteria bacterium genome harbors these coding sequences:
- a CDS encoding phytanoyl-CoA dioxygenase family protein, which produces MLTQEEKWCFDLLGYFVVRNAVPKADVELMKAQMFAWSEWDEADFKHPMRINTPEGKPWWVYNMHYGHEAFQRLILNPEILRVVTALTWNHPRVFDVVANICYPNADGLELHGGHKGWFRSPHHQYQVANDEIFASFFNLSVSLVDVPPGNGFACIPGSHKSNFQYPEHITMDDPPPTVHNVPVNAGDFIVFLPNLRHAGRRWTHEAYPRMTVFLRWVYAKQFHHVDSSRWLPFDAHKDEIPEALHELESRDHGQRKALNELIDPFKVDVPE; this is translated from the coding sequence ATGCTAACACAGGAAGAAAAATGGTGTTTCGATCTACTCGGTTATTTTGTGGTCCGAAACGCCGTACCGAAGGCGGATGTCGAATTGATGAAGGCACAGATGTTTGCGTGGTCCGAATGGGATGAGGCGGATTTCAAGCACCCTATGCGAATCAACACACCGGAGGGAAAACCGTGGTGGGTCTATAACATGCACTACGGGCATGAGGCGTTCCAAAGACTTATTTTGAACCCAGAGATATTACGGGTTGTGACTGCGTTGACATGGAACCATCCACGCGTTTTTGATGTCGTGGCGAATATCTGCTATCCCAATGCGGACGGCTTGGAACTGCACGGTGGTCATAAAGGCTGGTTTAGAAGTCCGCACCACCAATACCAAGTCGCCAACGATGAGATCTTCGCGAGTTTCTTTAATCTCTCCGTTTCGTTAGTGGATGTGCCACCCGGCAACGGGTTTGCCTGTATTCCGGGAAGCCACAAATCCAACTTCCAATATCCTGAACACATCACGATGGACGATCCGCCGCCGACAGTTCACAATGTCCCCGTAAACGCTGGCGACTTCATCGTGTTTCTGCCGAACCTGCGGCACGCTGGACGACGCTGGACCCATGAAGCCTATCCGCGGATGACGGTGTTCTTACGTTGGGTCTATGCGAAACAGTTTCATCATGTTGATTCGTCTCGGTGGCTTCCATTTGATGCACATAAGGACGAAATTCCAGAGGCTCTCCACGAACTTGAAAGTCGCGACCATGGACAGCGGAAGGCGTTAAATGAACTCATAGATCCGTTTAAAGTGGACGTGCCAGAATAA
- a CDS encoding HAD-IA family hydrolase, which yields MVRAVFFDFYETLCFHRHSLKENLERIAERYGVEVNWKRCETAMERLFASTSAPAPPTDYSLLESSITVMMRECEFIREVGIGNHVEQIAWELLQSGHYLFAANSATLYDDVVPTLQRFRDEGFKLAIVSNWDTPLDPLTERLGIAEYFDAIVASHDARVRSEKPDSHIFNYALAAVGVSAEEVVHVGDTYEADIIGARDVRIRPILLDRDRTQTGRWAETIQSLTELPEMLIPH from the coding sequence ATGGTAAGGGCTGTTTTCTTTGATTTTTATGAAACGTTGTGTTTTCATAGGCATTCGCTTAAGGAAAACCTTGAAAGAATCGCTGAGAGATATGGTGTTGAGGTCAATTGGAAACGCTGTGAAACAGCGATGGAACGCCTTTTTGCCAGCACGTCGGCACCCGCCCCTCCTACCGATTATTCTCTGCTGGAATCATCGATAACCGTGATGATGCGAGAATGTGAATTTATAAGAGAAGTCGGCATTGGGAATCATGTAGAACAGATAGCATGGGAGTTGTTACAATCTGGACACTACCTCTTTGCTGCGAATAGTGCTACGCTCTACGACGATGTCGTTCCCACACTTCAGCGTTTCCGAGATGAAGGCTTCAAGTTAGCGATTGTTTCCAATTGGGATACACCCTTGGATCCGCTCACCGAGCGGTTAGGGATCGCCGAGTATTTTGATGCCATCGTCGCTTCGCACGATGCCCGCGTTCGCTCCGAAAAACCGGATTCACATATCTTCAACTACGCGCTCGCGGCAGTCGGCGTTTCGGCGGAAGAAGTCGTCCATGTGGGAGATACATACGAGGCGGATATCATCGGGGCGCGAGATGTACGGATTCGTCCGATATTACTTGACCGGGACCGCACACAGACCGGCAGATGGGCGGAAACGATTCAGAGTCTCACTGAATTGCCTGAAATGCTGATACCACATTAG
- a CDS encoding LamG domain-containing protein → MTKRFIETSFRLLCVALAITLIVPLGEGTAVEEGMVLYLSFDEAGDPTDASDNPTDVTVHGTLNKADDQFGGHAIEFDGDSANFIEVAHASKLAGMEALTIAAWAMTTNADALARGIISKRVGFNNADVYQVFSWNDVKMYARVNAQNSGETQMVSETVLESDVWYHFVIIFDGTAPEAERGKMYVNGTLEGTFSHPDSAVGDSDAPLWIGTLNGGYAQTWIGPIDELKVFARALSEDDILQLLDGPTPVKPRGKLATTWAKLKHQ, encoded by the coding sequence ATGACCAAGAGATTCATTGAAACCTCATTCCGCCTATTATGCGTCGCTTTAGCAATCACACTCATAGTGCCGCTTGGAGAGGGTACCGCCGTCGAAGAGGGCATGGTACTTTATCTTTCATTCGATGAAGCGGGCGATCCGACCGATGCCTCAGATAATCCGACGGATGTCACAGTGCACGGAACATTAAACAAGGCTGATGATCAGTTCGGCGGACATGCGATAGAATTTGATGGTGACAGTGCAAACTTTATCGAAGTCGCCCATGCCAGCAAACTTGCCGGTATGGAAGCATTGACAATCGCAGCGTGGGCAATGACAACAAACGCTGATGCCCTGGCAAGAGGCATCATTTCCAAACGAGTCGGGTTCAACAATGCCGATGTCTATCAGGTATTCTCATGGAACGATGTAAAGATGTACGCTCGCGTCAATGCCCAGAACAGTGGGGAAACCCAAATGGTTTCCGAGACAGTACTCGAAAGCGATGTGTGGTACCATTTCGTGATCATCTTCGACGGGACTGCACCGGAAGCAGAGCGCGGAAAGATGTACGTCAACGGCACGCTGGAAGGAACGTTTTCTCACCCGGATAGTGCCGTAGGTGACAGTGATGCGCCGTTGTGGATAGGCACTCTGAATGGCGGTTATGCCCAAACTTGGATCGGGCCTATTGATGAACTGAAAGTCTTTGCGCGTGCACTTAGCGAAGACGACATCCTTCAGTTGCTGGATGGACCGACACCGGTCAAGCCGCGTGGAAAATTAGCAACGACTTGGGCGAAACTCAAACATCAGTAA
- a CDS encoding alpha/beta hydrolase has protein sequence MSQEGILQINGVRLWTAVQGKGIPMVLCHGGPGGYDYLGPVADMVFDLCQVVRYDQRGSGRSQPVGPYDVSTFLDDLEGLRKHFNFERWIVGGHSWGAGLALAYAVRFPARTIAVLHIAGTGIDPRWHDEYRENRLNVLRESEREEYQRLRSQREHAEGADEERILDRLRALSNKTDVFDPNRVNDLPSFDEYPVSHEVNEKVGADWKSYTTDSDFQQSVYNLSMPTLFLHGACDPRPYHFIETLAAKLPRSTFVPIPESGHYPWVEKPDEVKTALRQFVIDYVI, from the coding sequence ATGTCCCAAGAAGGTATACTTCAGATTAATGGTGTTCGGCTTTGGACAGCCGTTCAAGGCAAAGGAATACCGATGGTGCTTTGCCACGGCGGGCCCGGTGGTTATGACTATCTCGGACCCGTCGCCGATATGGTTTTTGACTTATGTCAAGTCGTCCGATACGACCAACGTGGAAGTGGACGTTCACAACCGGTGGGTCCCTACGATGTATCCACATTTCTCGATGATTTAGAAGGGTTGAGAAAACATTTCAACTTTGAACGTTGGATCGTTGGGGGGCATTCGTGGGGGGCCGGACTTGCTTTGGCTTATGCAGTCAGGTTTCCAGCGCGGACGATAGCTGTTCTTCACATTGCAGGCACAGGTATTGATCCGCGATGGCACGACGAATATCGCGAAAATCGGTTGAATGTGCTGCGTGAATCAGAGCGTGAAGAATATCAACGTCTGCGTTCACAGAGAGAACATGCTGAAGGGGCTGATGAGGAGCGGATATTAGACAGGCTTCGCGCTTTAAGTAATAAAACGGATGTATTTGACCCAAATCGAGTTAACGATCTTCCAAGTTTTGATGAATATCCTGTGAGCCATGAAGTGAACGAAAAAGTTGGCGCGGACTGGAAAAGTTACACCACAGATTCAGATTTTCAGCAATCCGTTTACAATCTATCTATGCCTACTCTTTTTCTTCATGGTGCCTGCGATCCTCGTCCTTATCACTTTATAGAGACGCTCGCCGCTAAACTACCGCGTAGTACGTTTGTGCCGATTCCTGAATCAGGACACTATCCTTGGGTAGAAAAGCCCGATGAAGTGAAAACAGCACTTAGGCAGTTTGTAATAGATTATGTAATTTAA
- a CDS encoding NAD(P)H-dependent oxidoreductase subunit E has protein sequence MAAPTNREVIAQWRDEPAPLLSLLHAFHDRDGFISEAVLRDIAVGLRIPLAELFGTVTFYHHFAREAPGQDAPRVCTGPVCRLQGGLEILEALKGEGATEMPCAGRCDDCVPVLKGHEVFVGKQAETLSVQPSPLPPPYPGDGEECVFAEIREPERNTLSGYRRTGGYEALTRAVTTLTPADVIEVLKESQLSGRGGAGFPTGMKWESVLNAPGQPKTVVCNADEGEPGCFKDRVILDYAPHAVIEGMTLAAYATGATRGFIYLRYEYPETLKILEQALAEAEAAGLLGDAIFGNKHGGEGFNFHIYIRRGAGAYVCGEEGSLLNSLEGKHPFPRNRPPYPVTHGFENLPTAVNNVETLAAAVQILRHGAAWYKNLSYDENLAGTKIISLSGDIQRPGNYEVPFGLPFKTLLYEWAGGAPEGREIQAITTAGLSGGFIAGDDLDITIDEPSFQKVGAMLGAAGIMVFDDTRNMLDVARNAMEFFAEESCGKCFPCRIGTQRLTELLSAPLNRNSETLISEIGAVMKATSACGLGTAAPNITDSLIRYFS, from the coding sequence ATGGCAGCCCCGACGAATCGAGAAGTGATTGCCCAGTGGCGCGATGAACCCGCCCCATTGCTGTCATTGCTACACGCCTTCCACGACCGAGACGGGTTTATTTCAGAGGCAGTCCTTCGCGACATCGCAGTCGGACTTCGGATCCCGCTCGCCGAACTTTTTGGCACTGTAACGTTTTATCACCATTTTGCGCGTGAGGCTCCAGGACAGGACGCACCGCGCGTCTGTACGGGACCTGTTTGCCGGTTACAAGGCGGACTGGAAATTCTTGAGGCACTCAAAGGTGAGGGTGCCACCGAGATGCCGTGTGCTGGAAGGTGCGACGATTGTGTACCCGTACTGAAAGGACATGAAGTATTCGTTGGAAAGCAAGCAGAGACCCTTTCTGTACAACCCTCCCCTCTACCCCCGCCATATCCCGGTGATGGCGAAGAATGTGTCTTCGCCGAAATTCGCGAACCCGAACGCAATACACTATCAGGTTACCGACGCACTGGTGGCTATGAAGCGTTGACGCGGGCGGTAACAACGCTCACACCAGCAGATGTGATTGAAGTGCTCAAGGAGAGTCAACTTTCAGGTAGGGGTGGTGCAGGATTTCCAACAGGCATGAAATGGGAATCGGTTTTGAATGCGCCGGGTCAACCGAAAACCGTCGTCTGCAACGCGGATGAGGGTGAACCGGGCTGTTTCAAAGATCGGGTTATTCTTGATTATGCGCCGCACGCTGTGATTGAAGGGATGACACTCGCCGCCTACGCGACGGGGGCGACACGTGGCTTTATCTATCTCCGATATGAGTATCCAGAGACCTTAAAAATACTCGAACAGGCACTTGCAGAGGCAGAGGCAGCAGGATTACTTGGCGATGCTATCTTTGGAAATAAGCATGGGGGTGAAGGTTTCAATTTCCATATCTACATTCGACGCGGTGCGGGTGCTTATGTCTGTGGCGAGGAAGGATCGTTATTGAATAGCCTTGAGGGGAAACATCCGTTTCCGAGGAATCGTCCGCCTTATCCTGTGACACATGGGTTTGAGAACTTACCCACCGCTGTGAACAATGTGGAGACACTCGCTGCCGCTGTACAGATCTTGCGCCATGGGGCAGCATGGTATAAGAACCTCAGTTACGACGAAAATTTAGCAGGCACAAAGATTATTAGCCTCTCCGGTGACATCCAGAGACCGGGGAATTACGAGGTCCCGTTCGGACTTCCATTTAAAACGCTTCTCTACGAGTGGGCGGGTGGTGCTCCAGAAGGGCGCGAAATTCAAGCAATTACAACGGCAGGGTTATCTGGTGGGTTTATCGCTGGAGATGACTTAGATATTACTATAGATGAACCGAGTTTCCAAAAGGTGGGTGCGATGCTTGGTGCCGCGGGAATCATGGTTTTTGACGACACGCGAAATATGCTTGATGTTGCCCGCAATGCAATGGAATTTTTTGCTGAGGAATCTTGCGGGAAATGTTTTCCCTGTCGTATCGGTACACAGCGGCTAACAGAACTTTTGTCCGCGCCGTTGAATCGGAATTCAGAAACACTCATCTCGGAGATTGGAGCGGTCATGAAAGCAACGAGCGCATGTGGACTCGGTACCGCCGCACCAAATATCACAGACAGTCTGATACGGTATTTTTCTTAA
- a CDS encoding DUF433 domain-containing protein, with the protein MQFDNRAPLSIEEFITCDTEIMSGTPVFKNTRVPIKNLIDYLEVGESLDEFLEDFPSVSREQAIQALELAKEMLLTHAYAHSH; encoded by the coding sequence ATGCAATTTGATAACCGCGCACCACTATCAATTGAGGAGTTTATTACGTGTGATACCGAGATTATGAGCGGCACCCCGGTGTTCAAAAATACCCGCGTTCCAATAAAAAACCTCATCGACTATTTAGAGGTAGGGGAAAGTCTTGATGAATTTTTGGAGGACTTTCCATCAGTCAGTCGTGAGCAAGCGATCCAAGCATTGGAGCTCGCGAAGGAGATGCTCTTAACACACGCCTATGCACATTCTCATTGA
- a CDS encoding HAD family hydrolase has translation MVQAVFFDFYQTLGVWGQSLRPRLQKITDRYACEIDWERYDTARGNLYADASGSDPMTHGLLETMQQIIDSYRDFLAALGVRDYLDQITWELLQSEHSLFAANAATLYDDTVPTLEHLRDKGFKLAIVSNWDTPLDPLTERLGIADYFDTITSSHDERVRSAKPDPHIFYYTLAAVGVSAEETVHVGDTYEADIIGARNAGIRPILIDRDGTQVDRWEETIRSLSELPKLL, from the coding sequence ATGGTCCAAGCAGTTTTCTTTGATTTTTACCAGACGTTGGGGGTTTGGGGACAATCGCTTAGACCCAGACTCCAAAAAATCACGGACCGGTATGCGTGTGAAATTGATTGGGAACGCTATGATACAGCACGCGGGAATCTCTACGCGGATGCGTCAGGATCAGATCCGATGACCCATGGCCTTCTGGAGACGATGCAGCAGATCATTGATAGTTACCGAGATTTTCTGGCAGCACTCGGTGTTCGGGACTACTTGGACCAAATAACATGGGAGTTGCTACAATCTGAGCACTCCCTTTTTGCTGCCAACGCTGCTACGCTCTACGATGACACTGTCCCGACCCTTGAGCATTTGCGAGACAAGGGTTTCAAGTTAGCGATTGTTTCCAATTGGGATACACCGTTGGATCCACTCACCGAACGGTTGGGTATTGCCGACTATTTTGACACGATTACTTCCTCACATGATGAACGCGTCCGGTCCGCGAAGCCGGATCCGCATATTTTCTACTATACACTCGCGGCAGTGGGTGTTTCGGCAGAAGAAACCGTCCATGTAGGGGATACATACGAAGCGGATATAATCGGTGCAAGAAACGCTGGCATCCGTCCAATACTCATTGACCGGGACGGGACACAGGTTGACAGATGGGAGGAGACGATTCGGAGCTTGTCTGAATTGCCGAAGCTGCTTTAG
- a CDS encoding DUF5615 family PIN-like protein, translating to MHILIDECLPKKLKRELTGHTVFTVQEKGWAGMKNGELLRRAENEFNVWVTADQNIEYQQNLKHFDIAVVVLVAPRNELEALLPLMPRLQKALQVIQPHEIIYIRS from the coding sequence ATGCACATTCTCATTGATGAATGTTTGCCTAAAAAACTAAAACGCGAATTAACAGGACATACCGTTTTCACAGTGCAGGAAAAAGGCTGGGCTGGCATGAAAAACGGAGAGTTGCTCCGCCGAGCAGAAAACGAGTTCAATGTTTGGGTAACTGCCGATCAAAATATTGAATATCAGCAGAACCTCAAGCACTTTGATATCGCTGTTGTTGTGTTAGTCGCGCCTCGGAATGAATTAGAAGCCCTGCTCCCGTTGATGCCCCGGCTGCAGAAAGCGTTACAAGTCATTCAACCTCACGAAATAATTTACATTCGCTCCTAA
- a CDS encoding MFS transporter has translation MWNLGFILLCAIVFVFGLVTGPVQMLFPVYAESVLGKSALFAALLRALPIGLGGISALIGGTLSDRFGRKPTVLVGMTGAVVVGALFTTEIPLFLWGILCYEGIASGFKTAGGQTYLISAVPSDRLGWATGLYFISSTVGSAVGSAIAGEVIDRINYSVFGIGAVVLAGILFVGACLFLPRLTHRASGGRRRRDGIWKSTLNIEAYLDLSRRRKMRMLIGLRVFPTYYWGSVNLLMPVLIARIAGVKATGYYGAISLLFAFGCQLATGRICDRIGHRTPALVANAIVTFLAFGVAFFHDSLVALEVFGILGAGAAWALSTTIPRFINEFTEPHEKGHGVGLTHLAWSSGFLLGYVASGFLVDISVQVPFIVAGISLILSTVIAYRLWSSY, from the coding sequence ATGTGGAACCTCGGGTTTATCCTTCTTTGCGCTATTGTATTTGTTTTCGGTTTGGTGACAGGACCGGTGCAGATGCTATTTCCGGTCTATGCGGAATCGGTTTTAGGAAAGAGTGCGCTGTTTGCGGCGTTGTTACGCGCGCTACCTATTGGACTCGGCGGCATCTCAGCATTGATTGGCGGAACGCTCAGCGACCGGTTTGGACGGAAACCGACCGTGCTGGTTGGTATGACAGGCGCAGTGGTAGTAGGCGCACTTTTCACGACAGAAATACCTTTGTTCCTTTGGGGTATTCTCTGCTATGAAGGTATTGCTTCTGGGTTCAAAACTGCGGGTGGGCAAACCTATCTCATCAGTGCCGTGCCGTCGGATCGACTCGGATGGGCAACAGGACTCTACTTTATCAGTAGCACTGTTGGGAGTGCAGTCGGTAGTGCTATCGCAGGAGAAGTCATTGACCGTATCAACTATAGTGTTTTTGGGATTGGTGCGGTCGTTTTAGCGGGTATACTCTTTGTGGGCGCGTGCCTCTTTTTGCCGCGTTTGACGCATCGGGCTTCTGGCGGCCGACGGAGACGGGATGGGATATGGAAATCAACGCTTAATATCGAAGCATATCTGGACCTGAGTCGGCGGCGGAAAATGCGGATGCTGATCGGTTTGCGTGTTTTTCCAACCTACTATTGGGGTTCCGTGAACCTGCTCATGCCAGTCTTGATCGCGCGGATCGCTGGCGTGAAGGCGACAGGTTATTACGGGGCAATCAGTCTACTGTTCGCTTTCGGATGCCAATTGGCGACTGGCAGGATATGCGATAGGATTGGACATCGCACGCCTGCGCTTGTGGCGAATGCAATTGTTACATTTCTCGCTTTTGGTGTGGCGTTCTTTCATGATTCATTAGTCGCGCTGGAGGTTTTCGGGATACTCGGTGCAGGGGCAGCGTGGGCACTTTCGACAACGATTCCGAGGTTTATCAATGAATTTACCGAGCCTCATGAGAAAGGGCATGGTGTCGGTCTCACGCACTTGGCATGGAGTAGCGGATTTCTTCTCGGCTACGTCGCAAGTGGCTTTCTGGTTGATATCTCTGTTCAAGTGCCATTTATTGTCGCAGGAATTTCTTTGATTCTCTCAACGGTTATTGCCTACAGACTTTGGTCTTCCTACTAA
- a CDS encoding phytanoyl-CoA dioxygenase family protein, with protein MLIRGEDSAIDLPSTLTEEEKWHYDLFGYLLLRQVVSPAEVEQMLEIANGWFAHPEVVPEPVNVTQSEYSGVLNNVQYGDRIFERLSLNEKALRIVMGLMWNRPRLFNCALVLQKQRPIAEDEKERLHRDTSGFDFPDGFYNPHNDYQAGNGQIYSNYVNTAITLVDVPQDNGFMCIPGTHKSQIKLPATLDIDNELAPAITFELKAGDCLIFSSRLMHGAKFWKEDYPRRVVFNRYQFSFYFNENYNLPIEAHRHCISDDQYELESVQRGEKGFAKRILEKMERGEALC; from the coding sequence ATGCTAATTCGCGGTGAAGACAGTGCGATCGATCTTCCATCTACGCTAACAGAAGAAGAGAAATGGCACTATGATCTGTTTGGCTATTTACTGCTTCGGCAGGTGGTGTCGCCAGCAGAAGTAGAACAAATGCTTGAGATTGCAAATGGATGGTTTGCACACCCTGAAGTCGTGCCTGAACCTGTAAACGTCACTCAAAGCGAATATAGTGGCGTGCTAAACAATGTTCAGTACGGTGATCGGATTTTCGAGCGGTTATCGCTCAACGAGAAAGCCTTACGGATTGTAATGGGCTTGATGTGGAACCGTCCGAGACTCTTCAATTGCGCGCTCGTCTTGCAGAAGCAACGTCCTATTGCTGAAGACGAAAAGGAGAGGCTTCACCGCGACACAAGCGGTTTTGACTTTCCAGATGGATTTTATAACCCGCACAATGACTACCAAGCCGGTAATGGTCAAATCTACAGCAATTATGTCAACACCGCCATAACGCTCGTTGATGTGCCACAGGATAACGGTTTCATGTGCATCCCCGGCACACATAAATCGCAGATTAAACTACCTGCGACGCTTGATATTGATAACGAGTTGGCACCTGCAATTACGTTTGAGTTGAAAGCAGGGGATTGCCTTATTTTTTCATCACGATTGATGCACGGCGCAAAGTTTTGGAAAGAAGATTATCCGCGTCGCGTCGTTTTCAATCGGTATCAATTCAGTTTCTACTTCAATGAGAACTATAACCTCCCTATAGAAGCACACCGACACTGCATTTCTGACGATCAATACGAATTGGAATCCGTCCAACGGGGCGAAAAGGGGTTTGCCAAACGGATCCTTGAAAAGATGGAAAGGGGAGAGGCACTATGCTAA
- the queC gene encoding 7-cyano-7-deazaguanine synthase QueC, which yields MSKKAVVLLSGGLDSTTTLAIACAEGYETYAMSFRYGQRHTVELRCAADVATALDVKQHTIVDIDLRTFGASALTADIAVPKNRSDTEMGDSIPITYVPARNTIFLSYALAWAEVLAADTIFIGATAIDYSGYPDCRPEYIEAYQRMANLATQAGVEGKIQLTIQTPLMDKTKAEIIEIGVALGVDYSLTLSCYDPDAEGRACGECDSCIHRKRGFKAAGVPDPTHYS from the coding sequence GTGTCAAAAAAAGCGGTTGTCTTACTAAGTGGCGGCTTAGATTCAACAACAACACTCGCCATCGCCTGCGCTGAAGGTTACGAGACCTACGCAATGAGTTTTCGGTACGGTCAACGGCACACGGTAGAGCTCCGGTGTGCAGCGGATGTCGCGACTGCGTTAGACGTGAAACAACACACGATTGTTGACATTGATTTGCGGACCTTCGGGGCATCGGCGTTGACAGCAGACATCGCTGTTCCCAAAAACCGTTCTGATACAGAAATGGGGGATAGCATACCGATAACCTACGTCCCTGCCCGAAACACGATTTTTCTCTCCTATGCCCTCGCTTGGGCTGAAGTCCTTGCTGCCGATACCATTTTCATCGGTGCGACTGCTATTGATTATAGCGGTTATCCAGATTGCCGTCCAGAATATATAGAGGCGTATCAGAGGATGGCGAACCTTGCGACACAAGCCGGTGTTGAAGGTAAAATCCAATTAACAATCCAAACCCCGCTGATGGATAAAACGAAGGCAGAAATCATCGAAATCGGTGTGGCGCTCGGTGTGGATTATAGTCTCACTTTGAGTTGCTACGATCCTGACGCTGAAGGTAGAGCGTGTGGTGAATGTGATAGCTGCATACACCGAAAGAGAGGTTTTAAAGCGGCAGGTGTCCCTGATCCGACACACTATAGTTGA